From Candidatus Denitrolinea symbiosum:
CGTCCCGATGCTGGTCGGCGCTTTGCTCATCGTCGCCGCGGCTTTCCTCGCCTGGTGGCTGTGGCGCAGGGCCACGCGCGAACCGTCCAACTCATAGCGCGCGCGGATACGCTTCCGCAATTTTGCAATTCATCTATCACAAAGGAGAAAAGATCATGAACGAACCCGTTGGAACCCCCGCCGAATACCCGTCGCTCGAAACCCCAAAGAAGAAAAGCAACGTTTGGGTCATCGTCGCCGTCGTCCTTGTGCTGTTGTGCTGCTGCTGCGCAATTACGGGATTCTTCGGTTGGCAATACGGCGACCAGATCCTGCAACAACTTAGCTACTAACCCAGACAAACAACCTTCGTCAAACCGAAGGTTGTTTTGATTTAAACATCCCCTGCAATTCTGTCAACGCGGCGCGCGCCGCGCGGCGCGTCGCCTCGTCCAACCCCGCGGCGAGGAACTCGTCCTCGTCCAGCACGGTCTGCCTGCCGTCTGCGCCGACCCACAGGTCGAGAAATAGATCCACGTATTCCACGCGTCCGTCCGTAAATTTGGACGGGCGCGTGATGTTGCAGTACCAGCCTTTCAACGCGCCGCTGTCGCGGTCGTAAATTTCAAAGATGTTGTACCAGCGGTCGGCATAATAGGTCTCCACAAAACGGTCGCCGCGTTTGAGAACCGCGCCCGCGAGGGGCGTATCGTCGCGGTCGAAGAACGCCTCCAGCGTCAGCCGGTCGGCGCGGCGCTCGAGCGTCTCGCCTTCGTAGCGCCATTTCAACTCGCCCTGCGGACTCAACTTATCCACGATAATTTTTTCACGCATGACCCAGACACTCCGCGCGGAACGCGACCTCGATCTCCTCCCCGACTTTGGGCGCGCTCGCCAACTGGACGACCAACCCGCCTCGCAACGTGACCTTGAACCGCTCGCGGCTAAAGACGACATCCTCCACCCGCGCGCGGACTCGCGTCCCGCCCGCGTCCGCCTGTCTCAACAACAGAGCGACGGTTTCTCCATTTTCATGCTCATGCGGACAACGCGTCTTAAACACGCCAAACGCGGTTTCAATTCTGAATTCAGAATTCTGAATTTTGAATTTCCCCTCCACCACATTCCCGACTCCCAAAAACCGCGCCGCCCACGCCGACTGCGGATCATTCCAGACTTCGGCGGGAGTCCCGTCGCGCAGGATCTTTCCCTCGTGGAGCAGCAGGATCCGGTCCGCGATGGCGAAGGCTTCCTCCTGGTCGTGCGTGACGTAAATGGCGGGGATTTTCGTCCGATGCAGAATGGCGCGCAGTTCGTGGAGCAGGTCTTCTTTCAGGGACCTGTCCAATGCGCCGAGAGGCTCGTCGAACATCAGCAAGCGCGGACGCGGCGCGAGGGCGCGCGCCAACGCCACGCGCTGTTGTTCTCCGCCGGAGAGGTCGGTGACGCGGCGGGAGGCGAAGTCCGTCAGGTTGACGATCTCCAAAACTTCGGTCACGCGGGAGGCGATGGCGTCCTTTGGCTGGTTCCTCATCCGCAGGCCGAAGGCGACGTTCTCGAAAACCGTCAGATGCGGAAAAAGCGCGTAGTCCTGGAAGACCAGCCCGAAGTCACGCGCGTGAGGCGGGGTCGAGGCGAGGTCCGCGCCGTCCCAGAGGACGCGTCCAGATTCGGGAAGTTCGAGGCCCGCGACGATCCGCAGCAGGGTGGACTTCCCGCTCCCCGACGCGCCCAGCAGGCAGGCCGTCTCGCCCGATCCAATGGAGAAGGAAACGCCGTCGAGGAGGGGCTGGCCTTCGTAGTGTTTGGAGATGGATTCCAGCGTGAGCATCAAAATTCTCCTGCGCCGGGCAGGCGCGCTTTTTCGATCAGCAGGATGCCCAGCAGCGTGACGGACATCAACAGCGTGGACATCGCCATGGCTTGTCCGTAGTTGAGGCCGCCGGGCTGGGAGAGGAAACGGGCAATGGCGACGGGCAGGGTTGGGAAGTCGGGACGGGCGAGCAAGGAGGCCGCGCCGAATTCGCCGAGCGAGACGGTGAACGCGAACGTCGCGGCGGCGAGGACGGCGCGCGAGAGGATGGGCCAATCCACGGCCTGCCAGACGCGGAGGGGAGAAGCGCCGAGAGTCGCGGCCGCCTGGCGGAGTCGTTCGGGGACGGAGGCGAGGGCGGGTTGGAGAGTCCGAATCACGAAGGGCAGGGCAATGACGGTGTGGGCGAGGGGGATGATGAGGGGGGAGGCAATCAGTGATTGGTAATTGGTAATTGGCAATTGTTTATTGAAAGTGATGATATAGCCGAGGCCGAGGGTGACGGCAGACGCGCCGAGAGGCAGGAGCAGGAAAGAGTCGAGCAGTTTCGCGGCGCGGTTTGGGCGGACGAGCGCGGAGGCGGCGGGGAGTCCCAGCGCGAGGGAGAGAGCCACGGTGGCGGCCGCGTAGCCGAGCGAGTTGCGCGCCGCTTCGATGGGCGGGATGTAGAAAACAGAGCCGCTTCGGTTGACGAAAAGTTCGCGGTAATAATCGCCG
This genomic window contains:
- a CDS encoding iron ABC transporter ATP-binding protein, whose protein sequence is MLTLESISKHYEGQPLLDGVSFSIGSGETACLLGASGSGKSTLLRIVAGLELPESGRVLWDGADLASTPPHARDFGLVFQDYALFPHLTVFENVAFGLRMRNQPKDAIASRVTEVLEIVNLTDFASRRVTDLSGGEQQRVALARALAPRPRLLMFDEPLGALDRSLKEDLLHELRAILHRTKIPAIYVTHDQEEAFAIADRILLLHEGKILRDGTPAEVWNDPQSAWAARFLGVGNVVEGKFKIQNSEFRIETAFGVFKTRCPHEHENGETVALLLRQADAGGTRVRARVEDVVFSRERFKVTLRGGLVVQLASAPKVGEEIEVAFRAECLGHA